The following are encoded in a window of Geobacter metallireducens GS-15 genomic DNA:
- a CDS encoding indolepyruvate oxidoreductase subunit beta translates to MSDTITNILLVGVGGQGILLASEVLSETFMQAGYDVKKSEIHGMSQRGGSVVSHVRYGREVHSPIIPEGEGDILFGFEILETYRSLPLMKNGGTVIANDLRIPPPSVLLGQETYPDDLPGKIAAMFPDSLLVDGQKLAAEAGNVRAANTVLLGAVSKRLDIPDECWIKALEKMIPPKALKVNHVAFQLGRSL, encoded by the coding sequence ATGAGCGACACCATCACCAACATCCTCCTTGTCGGCGTGGGTGGGCAGGGGATTCTGCTCGCCTCGGAGGTTCTTTCGGAGACCTTCATGCAGGCCGGTTACGACGTAAAGAAAAGCGAGATCCACGGCATGTCCCAGCGGGGAGGGAGCGTCGTATCCCACGTCCGTTACGGCCGGGAAGTTCACTCCCCCATCATTCCCGAAGGTGAAGGGGATATTCTTTTCGGCTTCGAGATACTGGAAACCTACCGCTCACTTCCCCTCATGAAAAACGGTGGGACAGTGATTGCCAACGACCTGCGCATTCCACCGCCATCGGTTCTCCTTGGGCAGGAGACCTATCCGGACGACCTTCCCGGCAAGATCGCGGCCATGTTCCCCGATTCACTCCTGGTTGACGGCCAGAAGCTGGCCGCCGAGGCGGGAAATGTCCGTGCAGCCAATACGGTGCTTCTCGGGGCTGTGTCGAAGCGGCTCGACATTCCCGATGAATGTTGGATCAAGGCCCTGGAAAAGATGATTCCACCGAAGGCCCTCAAAGTTAACCATGTTGCGT
- the iorA gene encoding indolepyruvate ferredoxin oxidoreductase subunit alpha, with protein MKEILSGNEAIARGAFEAGVKVASAYPGTPSTEILETIVNYKEIDASWASNEKVAVEVAIGASFGGGRAIACMKHVGVNVAADPLFTLSYTGVGGGFVLVVADDPEMHSSQNEQDSRNYAKFAKVPMLEPSDSQECKEFTRIAFELSEQFDTPVMLRSCTRISHGKSIVELAEPVAGLPTPKLVKNPSKLVMLPGNAKIRHPFVEERLVKLAEYGATATLNRIEMRDTEIGIITAGVSYQYVREVLPTASVLKLGMVHPLPMALIKEFAAKVKKLYVVEELDPFIEEQVKAAGIAVIGKEIISRCGELTPGRLRKAFNLPDASQTTVEKLPGRPPNMCPGCPHRGVFYSLSQLKAYVTGDIGCYTLGFMPPLNAMDTCVCMGASISSASGMVRVLSPEEKKKVVAVIGDSTFLHTGINSLMEMAYNQSPATVVLLDNRITAMTGRQDNPASGWTLSGGETNAVDLVQLCKAVGIRHVRVVDPLNLEETRAALNEEMERPEPSVIITNRPCVLVKREGVFKKGLLLSIDQDHCTGCKACLKIGCPAIEWQPAPDGKKGKAYIDPLLCNGCDVCRQLCKFNAIGSAK; from the coding sequence ATGAAGGAAATTCTTTCCGGCAACGAAGCCATCGCTCGGGGTGCTTTTGAGGCGGGGGTGAAGGTTGCCAGCGCCTACCCCGGCACCCCATCCACAGAAATCCTCGAAACTATCGTCAACTACAAAGAAATAGACGCCTCCTGGGCATCCAACGAAAAGGTTGCCGTTGAGGTGGCCATCGGTGCCTCCTTTGGCGGCGGACGGGCCATCGCGTGCATGAAGCACGTGGGGGTCAACGTGGCGGCCGATCCCCTGTTCACCCTGTCCTATACCGGCGTCGGGGGGGGATTTGTCCTGGTGGTTGCCGACGACCCGGAGATGCATTCGTCCCAGAACGAGCAGGACAGCCGCAATTATGCCAAGTTCGCCAAGGTGCCGATGCTGGAGCCGTCTGACTCCCAGGAGTGCAAGGAGTTCACCCGGATCGCCTTTGAACTATCCGAGCAGTTCGATACCCCGGTGATGCTCCGCAGCTGCACCCGCATTTCCCACGGGAAATCCATCGTTGAACTGGCGGAACCGGTGGCCGGTCTCCCGACCCCGAAGCTCGTAAAGAACCCCTCCAAGCTCGTCATGCTTCCCGGCAACGCCAAGATCCGTCACCCGTTCGTGGAGGAGCGGCTCGTGAAGCTTGCCGAGTATGGCGCCACGGCAACCCTCAACCGGATTGAGATGCGTGACACCGAGATCGGCATCATCACTGCCGGCGTTTCGTACCAGTATGTGCGCGAGGTGCTCCCCACCGCGTCGGTCCTCAAACTCGGCATGGTCCATCCGCTCCCCATGGCGCTCATTAAGGAGTTTGCCGCCAAGGTGAAGAAGCTGTACGTTGTCGAAGAGCTTGATCCCTTTATCGAGGAGCAGGTGAAAGCCGCCGGCATCGCAGTCATCGGCAAGGAGATCATCTCCCGTTGCGGGGAGCTCACCCCCGGAAGGCTCCGCAAGGCATTCAACCTCCCTGACGCAAGCCAGACCACCGTTGAAAAGCTCCCGGGTCGTCCTCCCAACATGTGCCCCGGCTGTCCCCACCGGGGGGTCTTTTACAGCCTCAGCCAGCTCAAGGCATACGTCACCGGCGATATCGGCTGCTACACCCTCGGCTTCATGCCCCCCCTCAACGCCATGGATACCTGTGTCTGCATGGGTGCGAGCATAAGCAGCGCCAGCGGCATGGTCCGGGTCCTTTCCCCCGAAGAAAAGAAGAAAGTGGTGGCGGTCATTGGCGACTCCACCTTCCTTCATACCGGCATAAACAGTCTCATGGAGATGGCCTACAATCAGTCTCCCGCCACGGTCGTGCTCCTCGACAACCGGATAACCGCCATGACCGGACGCCAGGATAACCCCGCCTCCGGCTGGACCCTGTCGGGCGGCGAGACCAACGCCGTCGATCTTGTGCAACTCTGCAAGGCCGTCGGTATCAGGCACGTGCGGGTGGTCGACCCCTTGAACCTGGAAGAAACCCGTGCAGCGCTCAATGAGGAGATGGAACGCCCCGAGCCGTCAGTCATCATAACCAACCGTCCCTGTGTGCTGGTGAAGCGTGAAGGGGTATTCAAAAAAGGGCTTCTCCTCTCGATTGACCAGGATCACTGCACCGGCTGCAAAGCATGCCTCAAGATCGGCTGTCCGGCCATCGAGTGGCAGCCAGCCCCTGACGGGAAGAAGGGGAAGGCATACATCGACCCGCTGCTCTGCAACGGATGCGACGTCTGCCGACAGCTTTGCAAATTCAACGCGATCGGGAGTGCCAAATGA
- a CDS encoding exopolyphosphatase, with amino-acid sequence MHDVLASIDLGTNTARLLIGKVEGGAVAPILVKRRITRLGGGFTREAGISPEAWQRSLDALIDFAAEMKRGGVTRLRAVATSAVRDAVNGAAFCSEVTERTGIRLEVIDGEEEGLLTLAGVISGLNRKEGDFFVFDVGGGSTEYTLAESRRPLHTESLPLGVVRLTEGKPDVPAMEEKIGRELAGLGKSLEGEGLRGRLDGATLVGTAGTATTLAAISLQMTDYDYRRVNNHVITRDEIGRIFTMLLPLSSEERLTVPGLEKGREDLIIAGILITLKTMDVFGFDRMTVSDFGLLEGVLLGLGV; translated from the coding sequence ATGCATGACGTACTGGCATCCATTGACCTTGGCACCAACACGGCTCGGCTCCTCATCGGGAAAGTGGAGGGAGGAGCTGTGGCCCCGATTCTCGTCAAGCGCCGCATAACACGACTTGGCGGGGGATTCACTCGGGAGGCCGGGATTTCTCCCGAGGCGTGGCAACGCTCCCTCGATGCATTGATTGATTTTGCCGCAGAGATGAAACGGGGAGGCGTTACGCGGCTGAGGGCCGTTGCCACGAGTGCGGTCCGCGATGCAGTCAATGGCGCCGCGTTCTGCAGCGAGGTGACTGAGCGGACCGGCATCCGGTTGGAGGTGATCGACGGTGAGGAGGAGGGGCTGTTGACATTGGCTGGGGTGATTTCGGGATTGAACCGCAAGGAAGGGGACTTCTTCGTTTTTGATGTGGGAGGAGGGAGCACCGAGTACACCCTGGCCGAATCACGCAGGCCGCTCCATACCGAGAGTCTCCCCCTCGGAGTGGTCAGGCTCACCGAAGGGAAACCCGATGTCCCGGCCATGGAAGAAAAAATCGGCAGGGAACTGGCCGGGCTCGGGAAAAGTCTTGAAGGGGAGGGCCTCCGGGGACGCCTCGATGGGGCAACGCTCGTCGGTACTGCCGGCACGGCAACAACCCTGGCAGCCATCAGCCTCCAGATGACCGACTATGACTACCGCCGCGTGAACAATCATGTCATCACCCGTGATGAGATCGGGAGGATCTTTACGATGCTCCTTCCCCTATCTTCAGAAGAACGCCTTACGGTGCCCGGGCTCGAAAAGGGACGTGAAGACCTCATAATCGCGGGCATCCTCATCACCCTCAAGACTATGGATGTCTTCGGTTTTGACCGGATGACCGTGAGCGACTTCGGGCTTTTGGAGGGAGTGTTGCTTGGCCTCGGCGTTTGA